One part of the Polyangiaceae bacterium genome encodes these proteins:
- a CDS encoding YbaB/EbfC family nucleoid-associated protein, with product MSMAGGEMMRQAARLQRKLEARRKELKDHEVSHKGLGDKIEVTVTCEGRVRRIEVDPEFAASEGLEFTLDAVVATINSALEAADKLAQSEYDKVTGGLRLPGMT from the coding sequence ATGAGCATGGCCGGTGGTGAGATGATGCGTCAGGCCGCGCGTCTGCAGCGCAAGCTCGAAGCTCGTCGCAAAGAACTGAAAGATCACGAAGTGTCCCACAAGGGGCTCGGTGACAAGATCGAGGTCACCGTCACTTGCGAGGGTCGCGTGAGGCGCATCGAGGTCGACCCTGAGTTTGCTGCGAGCGAGGGACTGGAGTTCACGTTGGACGCGGTCGTAGCCACCATCAACTCCGCGCTCGAGGCAGCGGACAAGCTGGCGCAGAGTGAATACGACAAGGTGACTGGTGGGCTGCGCCTCCCCGGGATGACCTGA
- a CDS encoding lysophospholipid acyltransferase family protein: protein MLPRGNSGGGRRLLGRGLAFAVRLLLWTLRVRVVGSLPAGPSVFAFWHGKQLGLLRVPRPRPTQVLVSWSKDGELQSAAMQSFGLTVVRGSSSKGGGAALRQLVRRLPEQDVALAVDGPRGPRRCAKPGAVLASRLAGAPLVPLGIAFGRSFVFRRAWDRFELPLPFSRVCVVIGDASEPSSADRLTEDLDCAERQAERALRAWSEGSKGPSDVPHPLLMRGP, encoded by the coding sequence GTGTTACCGCGGGGCAATAGTGGGGGCGGCCGACGCCTCCTGGGTCGGGGTCTCGCGTTTGCGGTGCGCCTGCTGCTCTGGACGCTGCGGGTCCGCGTCGTTGGCTCCTTGCCAGCGGGGCCGAGCGTGTTTGCGTTCTGGCATGGTAAGCAGCTAGGTCTGCTGAGGGTACCGCGTCCCCGACCGACTCAGGTGCTCGTGAGTTGGTCCAAAGACGGCGAGCTGCAGAGCGCGGCCATGCAGAGCTTCGGGCTGACGGTGGTGCGCGGCTCGTCGTCGAAGGGGGGAGGGGCGGCGCTGCGTCAGCTGGTGCGCCGTCTGCCCGAGCAGGACGTCGCGCTCGCGGTGGATGGCCCTCGAGGACCGCGGCGATGCGCAAAACCTGGAGCGGTGCTCGCGAGTCGCTTGGCAGGTGCTCCTCTGGTTCCGCTCGGTATCGCCTTCGGACGGAGCTTCGTATTCCGGCGTGCTTGGGATCGCTTCGAGCTTCCGCTGCCATTCAGCCGTGTGTGTGTGGTGATCGGCGACGCTTCGGAACCGAGCAGCGCCGACAGGCTGACGGAGGACCTCGATTGCGCCGAACGGCAGGCGGAGCGCGCTTTGCGGGCCTGGTCTGAAGGTTCCAAGGGACCGAGCGACGTACCTCACCCCCTGCTCATGCGGGGGCCTTGA
- the recR gene encoding recombination protein RecR: MIPDALSRLVHLLARLPGVGEKTAQRFALHLIGDGGDLAPRLGAELVSLMERIRPCERCGNIAEVDDAGHAECGVCRDPRRDNKLLCVVARVQDLLAVERSGAMRGRYFVLGKLLSPLDGVGPDDLPLGELGRRIEQDGVEELIVATPPSVDGEATALLLSRELGARVRLSRIASGVPHGGDLEFADMITLGRAIDGRRKLD; encoded by the coding sequence ATGATCCCGGACGCGCTCTCGCGCTTGGTCCACCTCCTGGCGAGGTTACCCGGCGTCGGTGAAAAGACTGCCCAGCGCTTCGCGCTGCACCTGATCGGTGATGGCGGCGATCTTGCGCCTCGCCTGGGCGCCGAGCTGGTCAGCCTGATGGAGCGCATTCGTCCCTGCGAGCGCTGCGGAAACATCGCCGAGGTGGACGACGCCGGACACGCCGAGTGCGGCGTGTGTCGCGACCCGCGGCGCGACAACAAGCTCTTGTGTGTGGTGGCGCGCGTACAAGACCTGCTCGCGGTGGAGCGCAGCGGCGCCATGCGCGGCCGCTACTTCGTGCTGGGCAAGCTGCTCTCCCCGCTCGACGGCGTCGGTCCGGATGACCTGCCCCTCGGTGAGCTTGGCCGACGCATCGAGCAAGATGGCGTGGAAGAGCTGATCGTGGCCACGCCACCGTCGGTGGACGGTGAGGCGACGGCGCTCCTGCTCTCGCGTGAGCTAGGCGCGCGGGTGCGCTTGTCGCGCATCGCGAGCGGCGTTCCCCACGGCGGCGATCTGGAGTTCGCCGACATGATCACCCTGGGGCGCGCCATCGACGGCCGCCGCAAGCTGGATTGA
- a CDS encoding RidA family protein, producing the protein MTQPAARQTIQTSDAPAAIGPYSQAVRTGDLLFLSGQIPLDPKSGELVSGSVADETHRVMQNLGAVLKAAGSGYGDVVKTTIYLMDMADFTQVNEVYATYFDENPPARATVQVAGLPKGVRVEIDAIARVSGQV; encoded by the coding sequence ATGACTCAGCCCGCCGCTCGTCAAACCATCCAAACCAGCGACGCCCCCGCTGCCATCGGCCCGTATAGCCAGGCGGTGAGGACGGGCGATCTGCTCTTTCTCAGCGGACAGATCCCGTTGGACCCGAAGAGCGGGGAGCTGGTGAGCGGCAGCGTCGCCGACGAGACGCATCGCGTGATGCAGAACCTGGGCGCGGTGCTGAAAGCTGCCGGCTCGGGCTATGGCGACGTAGTCAAGACCACCATTTACCTTATGGATATGGCCGACTTCACTCAGGTGAACGAGGTCTACGCCACGTACTTCGACGAGAACCCCCCGGCCCGCGCAACCGTTCAGGTCGCCGGACTTCCGAAAGGAGTCCGCGTGGAAATTGACGCGATCGCGCGAGTCAGCGGACAGGTTTGA
- a CDS encoding aminotransferase class IV, which translates to MATLVSIDGNIVAPADAKVSVFDRGFLYGDSVFETIRTYDGKPYALNEHLERLARSAERVAIDLPVTVGQLRGQVHAVVTASNNPESYIRLMVTRGSGELGLAPDLAVSPLVVILVTPLTPPPAAAYADGISVITHHTRRATDSTLAEGAKVGNYLASVLAMKEAKARGAAEALILDADGHVVEGATSNLFLFRHDAKGSSVLVTPPESSGILAGITRAGVLEVARELGLRIEFEAPTLDDLVKADEVFISSSIRELLPVVRVDDQTLGDARPGPLTKRLHEAFREFVRRG; encoded by the coding sequence ATGGCCACTCTCGTATCCATCGACGGCAACATCGTCGCCCCAGCTGACGCAAAGGTCAGCGTCTTCGATCGCGGGTTTCTGTATGGGGACTCCGTCTTCGAGACGATCCGTACCTACGACGGCAAGCCGTATGCTCTAAACGAGCATCTCGAGCGTCTCGCGCGTAGCGCTGAACGGGTCGCCATAGACCTCCCCGTTACCGTAGGGCAACTGCGGGGCCAGGTGCATGCGGTGGTCACAGCGAGTAACAACCCGGAGAGCTATATTCGCCTGATGGTGACCCGGGGCTCAGGTGAACTCGGGCTGGCGCCGGATCTCGCAGTCTCACCCCTCGTCGTGATCTTGGTGACGCCACTCACCCCCCCCCCTGCCGCCGCCTACGCCGACGGTATTTCCGTGATCACTCACCACACTCGCCGGGCTACCGACTCCACCCTCGCCGAAGGGGCGAAGGTTGGGAACTACCTCGCGTCGGTGCTGGCCATGAAGGAGGCGAAGGCGCGAGGTGCGGCGGAAGCGCTGATCCTCGATGCCGATGGGCATGTCGTCGAGGGTGCGACATCGAACCTCTTTCTGTTCCGACACGACGCAAAGGGTTCTTCGGTCTTGGTCACGCCTCCGGAGTCGTCTGGGATCTTGGCGGGGATCACCCGAGCCGGAGTGCTGGAGGTGGCGCGTGAACTTGGGCTCCGCATCGAGTTCGAGGCGCCCACGCTCGATGATCTGGTGAAGGCGGACGAAGTCTTCATTTCGTCCAGCATTCGTGAGCTGCTTCCGGTCGTGCGGGTCGACGATCAGACGCTGGGCGATGCTCGCCCGGGTCCGCTAACCAAGCGACTCCATGAGGCTTTTCGGGAGTTCGTCAGGCGCGGATAG